From the Solibacillus sp. FSL R5-0449 genome, one window contains:
- a CDS encoding biotin/lipoate A/B protein ligase family protein, translating to MALDEALLDWHSQGEIPPVIRFYEWNPATLSIGYFQQVHKDINLEAVKKQNLGFIRRPTGGRAVLHDQELTYSVIVTESYPNMPETVTEAYRVISEGILQGFRLLGLDAYFSVPETKEQLDDLKKPKSAVCFDAPSWYELVVEGKKVAGSAQTRQKGVILQHGAILLDLNEELLLSVFNFATEEAKERMRKKLPEKAVAMNQFVDTPFTIEQCVNAFSKGFEEALDIELIPYELTEQQTQYVEQLMQNKYLTDDWNFKK from the coding sequence ATGGCACTGGATGAAGCGTTGCTGGACTGGCATAGCCAAGGGGAAATTCCGCCGGTTATTCGTTTTTACGAGTGGAATCCTGCTACATTATCAATCGGTTATTTCCAGCAAGTACATAAAGATATTAATTTAGAAGCTGTAAAAAAGCAAAACTTAGGTTTCATCCGTCGACCTACAGGCGGACGTGCCGTTTTACACGACCAGGAGCTTACATATTCGGTCATTGTAACAGAGAGCTACCCAAATATGCCCGAGACCGTTACAGAGGCGTATCGTGTCATTAGCGAAGGAATTTTACAAGGGTTCCGTCTATTGGGACTGGATGCTTATTTTAGTGTGCCGGAGACGAAGGAACAACTGGATGACCTGAAGAAACCGAAAAGCGCAGTATGTTTTGATGCACCGAGCTGGTATGAGCTGGTGGTTGAAGGAAAAAAGGTAGCGGGCAGTGCGCAAACACGTCAAAAAGGTGTTATTTTGCAGCATGGCGCTATTTTACTGGATCTGAACGAAGAACTGCTGCTATCGGTATTTAATTTTGCTACGGAAGAGGCAAAAGAACGAATGCGTAAAAAGTTACCGGAAAAAGCGGTTGCCATGAATCAGTTTGTTGACACACCATTTACAATCGAGCAATGTGTGAATGCATTTTCCAAAGGGTTTGAAGAAGCATTGGACATAGAACTAATTCCTTACGAATTAACAGAGCAGCAAACGCAATATGTAGAACAATTGATGCAAAATAAATATTTAACAGATGACTGGAATTTCAAAAAATAG
- a CDS encoding rhodanese-like domain-containing protein translates to MTILYTILVILVVIVAYVVINSMRLKKSVTNLTQEQFIEGYRKAQLIDLREPKEFEAGHILGARNIPMTQLNTRHKEIRPDLPVYLYCQNSGRSARAALTLKKKGYSQLFQLQGGFKTWTGKVKSKN, encoded by the coding sequence GTGACAATTTTATATACGATACTAGTAATTTTAGTAGTAATCGTTGCTTACGTAGTAATCAACTCTATGCGCTTAAAAAAATCCGTAACAAATTTAACACAGGAGCAATTTATCGAAGGCTACCGTAAAGCACAATTAATCGATTTACGCGAACCTAAAGAATTTGAAGCGGGACACATTTTAGGTGCTCGAAACATTCCGATGACGCAGCTTAATACACGTCATAAAGAAATCCGTCCGGACCTGCCTGTATACCTTTACTGCCAAAACTCTGGCCGTAGTGCACGAGCAGCGCTGACATTAAAGAAAAAAGGCTATAGCCAACTGTTCCAATTACAAGGCGGCTTCAAAACTTGGACAGGTAAAGTTAAATCGAAAAACTAA